One region of Salvelinus sp. IW2-2015 linkage group LG1, ASM291031v2, whole genome shotgun sequence genomic DNA includes:
- the LOC111969996 gene encoding WD repeat-containing protein 82: MKLTDNVLRSFRVAKVFRENSDKINCFDFSSNGETIISSSDDDSLVLYDCQEGKPKRTLYSKKYGVDLIRYTHAANTVVYSSNKIDDTIRYLSLHDNKYIRYFPGHNKRVTALSMSPVDDTFISGSLDKTIRLWDLRSPNCQGLMHLQGKPVCSFDPEGLIFAAGVNSEMVKLYDLRSFDKGPFATFKLQYDRTCEWTGLKFSNDGKLILVSTNGGALRLLDAFKGAVMHSFGGYNNSKAVTLEASFTPDSQFIMIGSEDGKIHMWNAESGMKVAVLDGKHTGPVTCLQFNPKFMTFSSACSNMAFWLPTIDD; the protein is encoded by the exons AtgaagcttacggacaatgtgcTGCGGAGCTTCAGGGTTGCAAAGGTTTTCCGAGAAAATTCAGACAAAATCAACTGTTTTGATTTCAGCTCAAACGGCGAAACCATTATTTCTAGCAGCGACGATGACTCCCTGGTTTTATACGATTGCCAAGAGGGAAA ACCCAAGCGGACCCTCTACAGTAAGAAGTATGGAGTGGATCTGATCAGGTACACACATGCAGCCAACACCGTGGTCTACAGCTCCAACAAAATTGATG ACACTATTCGGTACCTCTCCCTCCATGACAACAAGTACATCCGGTACTTCCCCGGACACAACAAAAG AGTGACGGCTCTCTCCATGTCCCCTGTGGATGACACGTTTATCTCAGGATCTTTAGACAAGACAATCCGGCTATGGGACCTGCGGTCTCCGAACTGCCAG GGCCTGATGCACCTCCAGGGGAAGCCAGTTTGCTCCTTTGATCCTGAGGGTCTGATTTTTGCTGCTGGTGTGAACTCCGAGATGGTCAAATTGTACGACCTGCGATCCTTTGACAAG GGTCCTTTTGCTACCTTCAAGCTACAGTACGACCGTACCTGTGAGTGGACAGGACTCAAGTTTAGCAATGATGGGAAGCTCATCCTTGTCTCAACCAATGGGGGTGCTCTCCGCCTCCTCGATGCCTTCAAGGGCGCTGTGATGCATTCCTTTGGG GGCTACAACAATAGTAAAGCTGTGACGTTGGAGGCCTCCTTCACTCCTGACTCTCAGTTTATTATGATCG GCTCTGAGGATGGGAAGATCCACATGTGGAATGCAGAGAGTGGGATGAAGGTGGCTGTTCTGGATGGGAAGCACACGGGTCCCGTCACCTGCCTTCAGTTCAACCCCAAATTCATGACTTTTTCTAGTGCCTGTTCAAACATG GCATTCTGGCTCCCCACTATTGATGATTGA
- the LOC111969973 gene encoding glycerate kinase, translating into MACVVSLYRPLSLLAPVGVRRAIVCRMSLDMRAREVFATAIEAVQPDIVVRRSLERTGDTLLVNGRSFTLKNNLHLVGFGKAVLGMAAEAERIVGDHLVRGVISVPHGIQETIRQHGKDQMLLKDGSHITVMEGAKHNLPDADAQRAAKCIKELVSTLTENDMLLVLISGGGSALLPAPVPPISLQEKQDVTRRLAGAGATIQELNSVRRALSILKGGGLAHCAHPAQVVALVLSDVIGDPLDLIASGPTVWTEVWPEEIWSVLERYGLSSSLPVSVKEVLGRSAPRWEESGEQSDRAAHVLNAVIGSNSIALECAGRRARELGFRPVVLSPGVCGDVQSVSRLYGLLARFACSRDEPPPELPAEILKLGPETGVESWDLCRAMQVLGEGRGEGWGATCLLAGGEPTVQLTGKGRGGRNQELALRVGLELGGMELPPKGPLFLSGGTDGQDGPTEAAGAVTDAGLGKEARAQGLDPEGFLVNNDSFTFFSRLSGGQRLLLPGLTGTNVMDVHMLLIPPIPIVVSGR; encoded by the exons ATGGCTTGTGTTGTGTCCCTGTATCGGCCTTTATCTTTACTGGCCCCTGTGGGGGTGAGGCGAGCCATAGTTTGCAGAATGTCACTGGACATGCGAGCACGGGAGGTGTTTGCTACGGCTATCGAAGCTGTGCAACCAGACATTGTGGTGCGGCGGAGTCTGGAGCGTACAGGAGACACCCTCCTAGTGAATGGACGCAGCTTCACGCTAAAAAACAACCTTCACCTGGTAGGCTTTGGCAAAGCTGTGCTGGGCATGGCTGCCGAGGCAGAGAGGATTGTGGGGGACCACTTGGTGAGAGGAGTGATCAGTGTGCCACACGGCATTCAGGAGACAATACGGCAGCATGGGAAAGA CCAGATGTTGTTGAAGGATGGAAGTCACATCACAGTGATGGAGGGAGCTAAACACAACCTGCCAGATGCTGATGCCCAGAGGGCAGCCAAATGTATCAAGGAGCTGGTCAGCACATTAACAGAGAATGACATGTTGCTTGTACTCATCTCAG gaggaggGTCTGCACTCTTGCCTGCACCAGTCCCACCAATCTCTCTTCAAGAGAAACAGGATGTTACACGCAGACTGGCTGGTGCTGGTGCCACCATTCAGGAGCTTAACTCTGTACGCCGTGCCCTGTCGATTTTGAAAGGAGGAGGACTTGCACACTGCGCTCACCCTGCTCAG gtggTGGCCCTGGTTCTGTCTGATGTAATTGGAGATCCCCTGGACTTGATAGCCAGTGGCCCCACAGTGTGGACTGAGGTGTGGCCTGAGGAGATTTGGTCGGTCCTTGAACGTTACgggctgtcctcctctctccctgtctcagtgAAAGAGGTGCTTGGACGCTCAGCTCCCCGATGGGAGGAGTCTGGAGAGCAGTCAGACAGGGCGGCACATGTTCTCAATGCTGTGATTGGCTCCAATAGCATTGCTCTGGAATGCGCAGGGAGACGTGCGCGGGAGCTCGGATTCCGTCCAGTTGTGCTGTCGCCAGGGGTGTGCGGGGACGTACAGTCTGTCTCCCGTCTTTATGGTCTACTGGCTCGCTTTGCCTGCTCCCGTGACGAGCCCCCTCCTGAGTTGCCTGCTGAGATTCTGAAGCTGGGGCCCGAGACAGGCGTGGAAAGCTGGGACTTGTGCCGTGCCATGCAGGTGCTTGGTGAGGGGCGTGGGGAGGGCTGGGGAGCCACCTGTCTGCTGGCTGGGGGAGAGCCCACTGTGCAGTTGACAGGCAAGGGGCGTGGTGGGCGGAACCAGGAGCTGGCCCTGAGAGTAGGGCTTGAGCTGGGAGGCATGGAGCTCCCTCCGAAGGGTCCCCTGTTCCTGAGTGGTGGAACCGATGGTCAGGACGGGCCAACTGAGGCAGCAGGGGCAGTCACAGACGCGGGGCTTGGCAAAGAAGCACGAGCACAGGGGCTCGACCCTGAAGGCTTCCTCGTCAACAATGATTCCTTCACCTTCTTTTCACGCCTGTCTGGTGGGCAGCGGCTGCTCCTACCAGGGTTAACGGGTACCAATGTGATGGATGTGCACATGCTGCTCATCCCACCAATCCCCATAGTCGTGTCTGGTCGTTGA